A single genomic interval of Candidatus Acidiferrales bacterium harbors:
- a CDS encoding SpoIIE family protein phosphatase has protein sequence MSLKAEVLEHLRLNILLEDILDEHFDFIKPRLKEKKYSTGQVITEDGCEETELHLIYEGRIKVTRQTKFGDEYRIALLHPGDFFGETSLIDGRPRTGRVSAVDDCITYALGKEDFNWLLEKSHPFALRLLLVSLLRFRSQNHHFMREIEQNTGHLAAEVEKLEQIIEASKLINSALDLDELLKVILDIALKIVDGETGTVYLVDRKKHELWSKVFEAPEAIDIHLPLGKGIAGYVGATGDTLNIPDAYLDARFNPEVDKKTGYRTKTILCMPMMNKDGAIVGVFQLLNKNNGTFTSDDENAINALSIHAAIAIEKARLYEEEHNKIALEKELSAAHAVQVGLLPEKLPQVERYEFAARSIPAKSVAGDLYDLQELGNGNLSISLGDVSGKGMPAALLMANVQATVRAYSRLDSSTSNCVKHSNDLLFGSISEEKFVTLFYGVLDAAKNLFRYTNAGHEEPLLFHGSRAIRLKTGGVPLGVVDHFPYEEEVVQFNRGDVLIIYSDGMPDAVNSKGERFGEERFECIVKECTDSLAEEIADAIFTAVNEHVLDTPQFDDMTLLVVKRKN, from the coding sequence ATGAGCCTAAAAGCAGAAGTTCTGGAGCATTTACGGCTCAATATTCTTCTCGAGGATATTCTGGATGAGCACTTCGATTTCATCAAGCCTCGACTGAAAGAGAAGAAATATTCCACCGGTCAAGTAATTACGGAAGACGGCTGCGAAGAAACCGAACTCCATCTCATTTACGAGGGGAGAATCAAGGTAACGCGGCAAACGAAATTCGGCGATGAGTACAGAATCGCCCTTCTTCATCCGGGCGATTTCTTCGGGGAGACTTCACTTATCGACGGCCGCCCGCGGACAGGGAGAGTATCGGCCGTTGACGATTGCATAACCTACGCTCTCGGCAAGGAGGACTTTAACTGGCTTCTCGAAAAGAGTCATCCATTCGCACTAAGGCTCCTTCTAGTGTCGTTGCTCAGATTCAGATCTCAAAACCATCACTTCATGCGGGAGATTGAACAGAACACCGGTCATCTTGCTGCGGAAGTTGAAAAGCTCGAGCAGATAATCGAAGCTTCAAAATTAATTAACTCCGCTCTCGATCTGGACGAGCTGCTCAAAGTGATTCTGGACATCGCGCTTAAAATAGTGGATGGCGAAACCGGCACAGTCTATCTCGTCGACAGGAAAAAACACGAGCTCTGGTCGAAAGTCTTCGAAGCTCCGGAGGCAATAGACATACACCTCCCGCTGGGAAAAGGAATCGCGGGATATGTCGGCGCGACTGGCGACACGTTGAACATTCCGGATGCTTACCTGGATGCGCGGTTTAATCCGGAGGTGGATAAAAAAACCGGATACCGGACGAAGACGATTCTATGCATGCCGATGATGAACAAGGACGGCGCGATCGTCGGAGTGTTCCAGCTTTTGAACAAAAATAATGGCACGTTTACTTCGGACGACGAAAATGCGATCAATGCATTATCCATCCACGCCGCTATCGCAATTGAAAAGGCGCGCCTTTACGAAGAAGAGCACAACAAGATTGCGCTTGAAAAAGAGCTTTCTGCGGCTCATGCCGTTCAGGTGGGATTGCTGCCGGAAAAACTGCCCCAGGTTGAGAGGTATGAATTCGCTGCTCGTTCGATACCGGCAAAATCGGTCGCCGGAGATCTTTATGATTTGCAGGAATTGGGAAATGGGAACCTGTCAATCTCGCTCGGAGACGTTTCGGGAAAAGGAATGCCCGCAGCGTTATTGATGGCGAATGTACAGGCAACTGTCAGAGCTTATTCGCGGCTCGACTCTTCAACCAGCAATTGCGTGAAGCATTCCAATGATCTCCTTTTCGGATCGATTTCAGAGGAAAAATTCGTGACTCTATTCTACGGCGTTCTCGATGCCGCAAAAAATCTCTTCAGATACACAAATGCAGGACACGAGGAACCTCTTTTGTTTCATGGATCGCGGGCCATCAGGCTAAAAACAGGCGGCGTCCCGCTCGGCGTCGTAGATCATTTTCCTTACGAAGAAGAAGTCGTCCAATTCAACAGGGGCGACGTTCTCATCATTTACTCCGACGGGATGCCGGATGCGGTTAACTCCAAAGGTGAAAGGTTCGGCGAAGAAAGATTTGAATGTATCGTAAAGGAATGCACCGACTCGCTGGCTGAGGAGATTGCTGATGCCATTTTCACGGCAGTGAACGAACATGTCCTTGATACGCCGCAGTTCGATGACATGACACTATTGGTAGTAAAAAGAAAGAACTAG
- a CDS encoding T9SS type A sorting domain-containing protein, with the protein MKNRINIFIFALLSVAMFYTNAEAWGPTCTTSATYQPGTYYVGDLILFDASASSPLGNTGGRTPFWGWDFDYNAGYGFTDELPTYTPQCYHAFSTPGTHTVAVRYTDGYGTVGQVFTMTITILNWDWTTDLASNLYYGGASPFPYSTKLPWFDNSPYPPYMNIGEGAYSLGNIDFLQSEGWTLVFKNFGTTASLALSDCPCFILYNRYTGVLRFFFWNYLLSYQNYGMVNLTITGENATPLFTFNNGVPQFSDGYKGGQDLQDNLSVITQLVHNHWGFADFKLLGYDPYISQKYCNLNFQIFGVDTTHLTISGGLSLNGIIGGTANSLSLQTSGGGGGPLSDINSALGWVSKEVKNDTTLWTDLKGIDKQLTKGWATQALSDLLTIGGGIPALIPGIGQIAGLATNFIGILTGSGKGNQLSAPAPITLKGTISLSGDSKTVYPISGINIPLPGSSAAIGPNENVLYNNPLGIFNVTTEPTLRYCNLPEDVMTSGFGGEAFGPFDVGLDPIQIQYNPCSGLSLVNASFAILDTNYGPQTAGYHPVDSCAYIQFVLDKYQYECIAGWEWGQPCDIFCGVPTAEGPSPYYNGIGVSLKLKFKYFNSSTSTWDTVYFLKTYPVNIVADTSVFDRPAYYDKSVYSPLHDWSMKSPRPVRVTSNIPSQYSVKSYPNPFNPTTNINYQVPKDSRVKLMIYDAIGREVTTLADGTKKAGYYSATFDGSRLSSGIYFIRLVARPADGSNMVIQTQKVMLVK; encoded by the coding sequence ATGAAGAACAGAATTAATATTTTTATTTTCGCATTACTTTCGGTTGCGATGTTTTATACGAACGCCGAAGCATGGGGACCGACATGCACAACCTCGGCCACGTACCAACCGGGAACATATTATGTGGGAGATCTTATTTTGTTTGATGCAAGTGCCAGCTCACCGCTCGGCAATACCGGTGGAAGAACACCTTTTTGGGGATGGGATTTTGATTACAATGCAGGGTATGGGTTCACTGACGAGTTACCGACCTATACTCCGCAATGCTATCATGCCTTCTCTACGCCGGGGACTCACACAGTTGCTGTGAGATATACCGACGGCTATGGTACCGTGGGACAAGTTTTCACGATGACTATAACAATATTGAACTGGGACTGGACGACGGACCTGGCCAGTAACCTCTACTACGGTGGTGCCAGTCCTTTTCCTTACAGCACTAAATTACCATGGTTTGACAACTCACCATACCCGCCTTACATGAACATCGGAGAAGGGGCATACTCTCTTGGCAATATTGATTTCCTTCAATCTGAAGGCTGGACTCTTGTGTTTAAAAACTTTGGGACGACTGCATCCCTGGCACTTAGTGATTGTCCCTGTTTCATATTGTACAATCGGTACACCGGAGTTCTCCGATTTTTCTTCTGGAACTACCTGCTCAGTTATCAGAACTACGGCATGGTCAATTTGACAATTACGGGAGAAAACGCGACCCCTCTATTCACATTCAACAATGGTGTGCCGCAATTTTCAGACGGATATAAAGGGGGCCAGGACCTGCAGGACAACCTTAGCGTGATCACGCAATTGGTACATAACCATTGGGGTTTTGCCGATTTCAAGCTCCTGGGATATGATCCTTATATTAGCCAAAAGTACTGCAACCTGAATTTCCAAATATTCGGAGTTGATACGACCCACTTGACAATAAGTGGAGGTCTATCATTGAACGGCATCATCGGCGGTACCGCGAATTCGCTAAGTCTTCAGACATCAGGCGGGGGAGGCGGCCCATTAAGCGACATTAATTCGGCATTAGGGTGGGTGTCCAAAGAGGTTAAAAATGACACCACGTTGTGGACCGACCTTAAGGGTATTGATAAACAACTTACCAAAGGTTGGGCTACACAGGCGTTAAGCGACCTTTTGACTATAGGCGGAGGTATTCCCGCGCTGATCCCTGGCATCGGACAGATAGCAGGCCTTGCCACCAACTTTATTGGAATTCTTACGGGAAGTGGAAAAGGTAATCAGCTATCTGCTCCGGCCCCGATTACTTTGAAAGGGACTATTTCTCTTAGTGGAGATTCAAAGACCGTGTATCCTATTTCGGGTATTAATATTCCTCTTCCTGGATCGTCTGCCGCGATAGGTCCAAACGAAAATGTTTTGTACAATAATCCATTAGGCATTTTCAATGTGACTACGGAACCCACTCTTAGATACTGCAATCTTCCCGAGGATGTTATGACCAGCGGTTTTGGTGGTGAAGCTTTCGGTCCATTCGACGTCGGACTCGATCCAATCCAGATCCAGTATAATCCATGTTCTGGATTGAGTTTGGTGAATGCAAGTTTTGCAATACTTGACACGAATTATGGTCCGCAGACAGCGGGCTACCACCCCGTGGATAGTTGCGCATACATACAGTTTGTGCTTGATAAGTACCAGTATGAGTGTATTGCGGGCTGGGAATGGGGCCAGCCATGTGATATATTTTGCGGAGTCCCAACCGCGGAGGGCCCAAGTCCGTATTACAATGGGATAGGCGTGAGTCTCAAATTGAAATTCAAATATTTCAATTCCAGCACCTCCACATGGGATACTGTATATTTCCTCAAGACTTATCCTGTCAACATCGTTGCTGATACGAGTGTCTTCGATCGCCCAGCGTATTATGACAAGTCTGTGTACTCTCCACTACATGACTGGTCTATGAAATCTCCACGACCGGTTCGGGTTACATCGAATATCCCGTCTCAATATTCGGTCAAGAGCTATCCAAATCCATTTAATCCTACGACGAACATCAACTATCAGGTTCCTAAGGATAGCCGTGTTAAGCTGATGATCTATGATGCAATTGGTCGCGAGGTAACGACACTGGCAGACGGAACGAAGAAAGCGGGGTATTACTCCGCAACTTTCGACGGCTCACGTCTCTCAAGCGGAATTTATTTCATAAGGCTCGTAGCGCGACCTGCTGATGGTAGCAATATGGTCATCCAGACCCAGAAGGTTATGCTCGTGAAGTAA
- a CDS encoding tetratricopeptide repeat protein, which yields MKFFALAILSFGLLIVSCSRNQGSPPSAGTVKSSPPIPGPDKLEIMKMLRNGSYESLMRELDSLARNFEKDTLHEEYFWRAFDTFDVSDTSVEKYLNEWIREYPQCANAYASRAIFYTRVGWSIRGYDWARNVPEEHWNGMQNYFEKAWSDACHGLVIDSLNLPCYDALITISMHYSDKNLTGAIFDNALKVYPASFNIWKSYMWSLLPRWGGSHEEMDLLAQQSIRYLSLNPRLKVLQGYVAFDEGWNLEYDSSYASAIEKLDTAISYGESAVFYERRGDCYYDLENYDQALMDYDHALQLSPQDPWTLSSKVYALFYSGDLDQAHETAKEALAISPADSNVKEAYELACGTKSDANFHRSKGFRIMKTSNENETALSEFDLAVEEDTSNYLNYYARGYCYRYLGRYDSAISDFRRVLSLKSGYLDAYSNLGWLNMQLGKYDDAATDYSAEIAATPEYYNAYVGRAYCYHQLGRNEEALQDLKTACDLGCEQACESYRKITGQ from the coding sequence ATGAAGTTCTTCGCATTGGCAATATTGTCTTTCGGTCTTTTGATTGTTTCGTGCTCGCGTAACCAGGGATCACCACCCTCGGCCGGCACTGTCAAAAGCTCACCACCGATACCTGGTCCGGACAAACTCGAGATCATGAAAATGCTTCGAAACGGCTCGTATGAGTCTCTCATGCGCGAGCTCGACAGCCTCGCGAGGAATTTCGAGAAAGACACACTGCATGAAGAATATTTTTGGCGTGCGTTCGACACGTTTGATGTGTCCGACACTTCGGTCGAGAAGTATCTGAACGAATGGATTCGTGAGTACCCGCAATGCGCAAATGCATACGCCTCACGCGCCATCTTCTACACGAGGGTTGGCTGGAGCATCAGAGGATATGATTGGGCTCGAAACGTTCCCGAGGAACATTGGAACGGAATGCAAAACTACTTCGAAAAGGCATGGTCGGATGCCTGCCATGGATTGGTGATCGACTCGCTCAACCTTCCTTGCTACGACGCCCTCATCACTATCAGTATGCACTACAGCGACAAAAATCTTACTGGAGCCATCTTCGATAATGCCCTGAAGGTCTATCCTGCGAGCTTCAATATATGGAAGTCATATATGTGGAGCCTCTTGCCGCGGTGGGGAGGATCTCATGAAGAAATGGATCTGCTGGCACAACAAAGTATCCGATACCTTTCATTAAATCCACGACTTAAAGTGCTGCAAGGGTATGTTGCTTTCGATGAGGGGTGGAATCTAGAGTATGACAGCAGTTATGCCTCCGCGATTGAAAAGCTTGATACTGCAATATCGTACGGAGAAAGCGCCGTCTTTTATGAACGCCGCGGAGATTGTTATTACGATTTGGAGAATTACGACCAGGCACTGATGGACTACGATCACGCCCTTCAATTGTCGCCTCAAGATCCGTGGACTCTCAGCTCAAAAGTATACGCGTTGTTTTATTCCGGGGATCTCGATCAGGCGCATGAGACCGCGAAGGAAGCTCTGGCGATCAGCCCTGCTGACAGCAACGTCAAAGAGGCTTATGAACTTGCTTGCGGGACGAAATCGGATGCAAACTTCCATCGGTCGAAAGGTTTTCGCATCATGAAGACGAGCAATGAGAACGAGACGGCTCTGTCTGAATTTGATCTTGCGGTAGAGGAGGACACGTCTAATTATTTAAACTATTACGCGCGTGGTTATTGTTACAGGTACCTCGGCCGTTACGATTCCGCGATCTCGGACTTCCGCCGTGTGCTTTCTTTGAAATCCGGATACCTCGATGCATACAGCAATCTTGGATGGCTTAACATGCAGCTGGGGAAGTATGATGATGCGGCGACCGATTATTCTGCCGAGATCGCAGCCACACCGGAATATTACAATGCTTATGTGGGGAGGGCATACTGCTATCACCAGTTGGGACGGAATGAAGAAGCGCTGCAGGATCTGAAGACTGCATGTGACTTAGGTTGCGAGCAGGCTTGTGAGAGTTACAGGAAGATTACGGGACAGTGA
- a CDS encoding tetratricopeptide repeat protein → MKPLLILCALVCLASWGTAISQTTESLNTVAAMSDIGKLRSIAQVHRGEKIGASAQNRIGMIFYSQKNNDAAEREFLITYTQHTDQRAEAMQAAYYLGKISLNKEDPKQAMKYFSESLSSGSLVGADIDWARYYQVKAMYRSEDPSYLTTVRSYLTGSHDYSKRNDISVRYDLVRYLANKHQYGQALEEANTIVNLFPNDPLSMNVRFEVGELYFMLGRPQDALNQFSAILNTAGQDPVVGAHALYQIGVAYDNEGDLVNARSTYRKVIDAYPTQTRWVNASEFGIAMIEYREVKPGSSLDAAYEALHSFVSNHPTDHHVPQALMTLASLNMQRGKYSEAVSEYDQVIQFDPSLIPIKSKASLRSNDVNAFRDLVLRAHFAKASLLRTQLVKPDLALAEYNLILESHPESEEALFCKALSLIQLDRRDEARGILNNLSSSGTDYGKMAQQTLKTL, encoded by the coding sequence ATGAAACCACTTCTAATTCTCTGTGCGCTTGTATGTCTTGCAAGCTGGGGAACTGCAATTTCACAAACAACGGAAAGTTTAAACACGGTGGCTGCCATGAGCGATATCGGAAAGCTCAGATCGATCGCTCAAGTGCATCGTGGAGAGAAAATCGGAGCGTCGGCTCAGAATCGCATAGGGATGATCTTCTACAGCCAGAAGAACAACGATGCAGCTGAACGGGAGTTCCTCATTACATACACTCAGCATACCGACCAGCGCGCAGAGGCGATGCAGGCGGCATACTACCTCGGTAAGATCTCGCTCAACAAAGAAGACCCGAAACAGGCGATGAAATACTTTTCAGAGTCTTTGTCATCGGGAAGCTTGGTCGGTGCCGACATCGATTGGGCAAGGTATTATCAGGTGAAAGCGATGTACCGATCTGAGGACCCATCGTACTTAACCACAGTTCGGAGTTATCTCACGGGGAGTCATGATTATTCCAAGAGGAACGATATTTCCGTGAGATACGACCTTGTGCGTTACCTGGCGAACAAGCATCAATACGGTCAGGCGCTCGAGGAGGCAAATACGATCGTTAATCTCTTCCCGAACGATCCGCTATCCATGAACGTCAGGTTCGAGGTTGGCGAGCTGTACTTCATGCTTGGAAGGCCGCAGGATGCCTTGAACCAGTTTAGCGCCATACTGAATACAGCCGGACAGGATCCGGTAGTCGGGGCGCATGCTCTGTACCAAATAGGCGTAGCTTACGATAATGAGGGAGATCTTGTAAACGCGAGAAGCACATATAGAAAAGTCATCGACGCATATCCGACTCAAACAAGATGGGTAAATGCGAGTGAGTTCGGTATCGCGATGATAGAATACAGAGAGGTCAAGCCCGGTTCGTCGCTCGATGCGGCATATGAGGCGCTCCATTCTTTCGTATCGAATCACCCAACCGATCACCATGTCCCGCAGGCATTGATGACGCTTGCCAGTCTGAACATGCAGCGAGGGAAGTACAGTGAAGCGGTGAGTGAATACGATCAGGTAATCCAATTTGATCCTTCCCTTATCCCGATAAAGTCCAAAGCATCTCTCCGTTCCAACGACGTAAATGCATTCAGAGATTTGGTTCTACGAGCGCACTTTGCGAAGGCAAGCTTGCTGCGCACACAGTTGGTGAAACCGGATCTTGCACTTGCAGAATACAATTTGATACTCGAATCACATCCGGAAAGCGAGGAGGCATTGTTCTGCAAGGCGCTTTCTCTTATTCAACTCGACAGAAGAGACGAGGCTCGCGGGATACTTAACAATTTGTCATCATCCGGTACAGATTACGGTAAGATGGCACAACAAACGTTGAAGACACTTTAA
- a CDS encoding site-specific integrase yields the protein MVISYIFCPMITGKSISSQGGKSRRVRYVGELTDNYSAASSGQPPFKTERTRTVQIFSSDEGRIFVRFPYDPEINTELKKIVGHRWHPAEKYWSFSSSISNYTRLLKIFEGKGVEIDPNLKSRFGADKESEEAMQVKPKVIDDVERLSQLMRVRNYSNKTIKSYCSCIRHFGDYGVSRQMEHATPEEIRGYLFHLVNNEGYSPTSLNQVINALRFLYVDVFNKSFILGKVPRPRKERKLPDVLTKDEVRDVLHSTSNPKHRLLLMLIYSAGLRVGEASRLRLEDIDARRKMIHLRAAKGKKDRYTLLSERAMDELREYLKVYKPIKYVFEGEHAGKPLGIRSMERVFERAGIKKHVSVHTLRHSFAAHLLEQGTDLRHIQVLLGHASSKMTEIYTHVSKRAIEGIHNPLDDIEL from the coding sequence GTGGTTATTAGCTACATTTTTTGTCCGATGATCACGGGCAAATCAATATCATCACAGGGCGGCAAATCAAGAAGGGTGAGGTATGTAGGGGAGCTAACGGATAATTATTCCGCCGCGTCGTCAGGTCAGCCGCCATTCAAAACGGAACGAACTCGGACCGTACAAATTTTCTCAAGCGATGAAGGGAGGATTTTCGTCCGATTTCCATACGACCCTGAGATAAACACAGAATTGAAAAAAATCGTCGGCCACCGATGGCATCCTGCAGAGAAATATTGGAGTTTTTCCTCCAGTATTAGCAACTATACGAGGCTGCTCAAAATCTTTGAAGGAAAGGGAGTTGAGATCGATCCTAATCTGAAGTCTCGTTTTGGTGCAGACAAAGAAAGTGAAGAGGCTATGCAGGTCAAGCCAAAAGTGATCGATGATGTAGAAAGACTCAGCCAACTTATGCGGGTCAGAAATTATTCGAATAAAACCATCAAATCATATTGTAGTTGCATCCGTCATTTTGGCGACTATGGTGTGTCTCGCCAGATGGAACATGCAACGCCCGAGGAAATACGCGGCTATCTATTCCATCTCGTGAATAATGAGGGATATTCACCGACATCGCTCAATCAGGTGATAAACGCGCTCCGTTTTTTGTATGTCGATGTATTCAATAAGTCGTTCATCCTTGGGAAGGTCCCACGTCCCAGGAAGGAACGCAAGTTGCCAGATGTTCTAACAAAGGATGAAGTTCGTGATGTTTTGCATTCTACATCGAACCCCAAACACAGACTTCTCTTAATGTTGATATACTCAGCGGGATTACGTGTCGGCGAGGCATCACGATTAAGGCTTGAAGATATTGATGCCAGGCGAAAGATGATACATCTTCGTGCGGCAAAGGGGAAGAAGGATCGCTATACTTTGCTCTCAGAGAGAGCGATGGACGAATTGCGGGAATATCTCAAGGTCTATAAGCCGATAAAATACGTTTTTGAAGGCGAACATGCAGGGAAACCTTTAGGGATCCGGAGTATGGAACGCGTTTTTGAAAGGGCGGGAATAAAGAAACATGTGTCTGTACATACTCTTCGTCACTCGTTTGCAGCGCATTTATTAGAGCAGGGAACTGACCTTCGTCACATTCAGGTCTTGCTCGGTCACGCAAGTTCTAAGATGACAGAAATCTATACTCATGTTAGCAAGAGGGCTATTGAGGGTATACATAATCCATTGGATGACATCGAGTTATGA
- a CDS encoding SGNH/GDSL hydrolase family protein: MKIKFHVTILQAACFAIIIQLSSCAPFITKTEPTNTGIIDADNPNIQYIGRFDFLNPKKVAFDWAGVYICAKFTGTGCSLRLHDSTDEYAIIIDDHAPRLLTTDNAEVYHLVSGLADSVPHTIMIQKRTEPLVGRGTFMGFVLDKGATLLPPDRRPDRRIEFIGNSITSGYGVMADSSNCHFTPQTEDACMSYASITARELHADYHLISYSGRGVVRNYGDKNKTSVNPMPALYDRICYSDSTSTWDFTKWVPQAVVINLGTNDFSTEPHPDSTVFEEAYCRLIDRVRVLYPGVTIFCVTGPMIGEPCTRYVRELVKAQQEKETGDRDVFFIEIPRSMMNDNDWGCELHPNVYGANKMAGIVVPMIKLRMNW; the protein is encoded by the coding sequence ATGAAAATAAAATTCCATGTTACGATCCTTCAAGCGGCATGTTTTGCGATAATCATCCAGCTGAGCTCATGCGCGCCATTCATTACAAAGACCGAACCGACGAACACCGGTATCATCGACGCCGATAATCCGAACATTCAGTACATCGGCAGATTCGATTTTCTCAATCCAAAGAAAGTTGCTTTCGATTGGGCTGGAGTTTACATCTGCGCAAAGTTTACTGGTACGGGCTGCTCTCTGAGACTGCATGATAGTACGGATGAATACGCAATTATAATAGATGACCACGCGCCGCGACTCCTCACCACGGACAATGCGGAGGTCTACCATCTCGTGTCCGGACTTGCCGATTCGGTGCCTCACACGATAATGATTCAGAAGAGAACCGAGCCGCTTGTCGGAAGGGGTACCTTCATGGGATTCGTACTTGATAAGGGCGCGACACTCCTGCCACCTGACAGGCGTCCTGACCGACGAATCGAGTTCATAGGCAATTCTATAACGAGCGGTTACGGCGTTATGGCAGATTCATCAAACTGCCATTTCACTCCTCAAACCGAGGATGCATGCATGTCATACGCTTCGATCACTGCAAGAGAATTGCACGCGGATTACCATTTGATTTCTTATTCAGGAAGAGGCGTCGTACGAAATTACGGCGACAAAAACAAGACGTCGGTAAATCCGATGCCTGCGCTTTACGATCGGATTTGCTATTCCGATTCGACCTCGACATGGGATTTCACGAAATGGGTTCCACAAGCGGTGGTCATCAATCTCGGGACCAATGATTTCTCAACCGAACCACACCCTGACAGCACCGTTTTCGAGGAGGCGTACTGCCGATTGATCGACCGTGTACGCGTGCTTTATCCGGGCGTCACCATCTTTTGCGTAACCGGTCCGATGATCGGTGAACCTTGTACGAGGTACGTTCGTGAGCTTGTGAAGGCTCAACAGGAAAAGGAAACTGGAGACAGGGATGTATTCTTTATCGAAATCCCGCGGAGTATGATGAATGACAACGACTGGGGGTGCGAGCTACATCCGAATGTTTACGGTGCGAACAAAATGGCTGGCATTGTCGTACCGATGATAAAACTCAGAATGAACTGGTGA
- a CDS encoding DUF72 domain-containing protein — protein sequence MEIYAGTAGWSYPDWYGPFYPEKKEKAFSELKFYADFFDCVEINSTFYRHFPPSTAEKWLAEVKKNPNFVFIVKLFQQFTHGSRQKDKEFLNNRSVVIEFLSPLVEQKKLAGILVQFSEYYRENEEAEEYVALIIDMFRDYTLFFELRHTSWYTARAKEFYKQNGVNVVAIDQPKLNGMIGFDADVLGKIGYVRMHGRNAETWQAGREALRAGKRNDNEDRNARYNYLYNISELDEIEEKLNKVKERCERMYLIMNNHPLGKAVVNALELVRRLRGDPTVRVPSTILKYFPEMGKFAERVDVGPLGDLFE from the coding sequence ATGGAAATCTACGCTGGCACTGCAGGATGGAGCTACCCCGATTGGTACGGCCCCTTCTATCCGGAAAAGAAGGAGAAAGCGTTCTCGGAGCTGAAGTTCTACGCCGACTTCTTCGACTGCGTCGAGATCAACAGCACCTTCTATCGCCATTTCCCGCCGAGCACCGCCGAAAAGTGGCTCGCGGAAGTGAAGAAAAACCCCAACTTCGTTTTCATCGTAAAATTGTTCCAGCAATTCACCCACGGCAGCCGCCAGAAAGATAAAGAGTTTCTCAACAACAGAAGCGTCGTCATTGAATTCCTTTCGCCGCTCGTGGAACAGAAGAAACTTGCGGGGATTCTCGTCCAGTTCTCCGAATATTATAGGGAAAATGAAGAGGCGGAGGAATATGTTGCCCTGATCATCGATATGTTCCGCGATTACACGCTCTTCTTTGAGCTTCGCCATACATCATGGTACACGGCTCGGGCGAAGGAATTCTACAAACAGAACGGCGTCAATGTCGTCGCGATAGACCAGCCGAAGCTCAATGGCATGATCGGCTTCGATGCCGACGTGCTCGGGAAGATCGGATACGTGCGCATGCACGGTCGAAACGCGGAGACATGGCAGGCGGGGCGTGAAGCCCTTCGAGCAGGAAAGAGGAACGACAACGAGGATAGAAACGCCCGTTACAATTACCTCTACAATATCTCCGAGCTCGACGAGATCGAAGAAAAATTGAATAAAGTCAAGGAACGCTGCGAAAGAATGTATCTGATCATGAACAACCATCCGCTCGGGAAAGCGGTCGTGAACGCGCTGGAGCTTGTGAGGCGGCTTCGCGGAGATCCGACGGTGCGCGTTCCCTCCACCATCCTCAAGTATTTTCCAGAGATGGGAAAATTTGCAGAAAGAGTGGATGTGGGTCCGCTGGGAGATTTGTTTGAATGA